A window of Ovis canadensis isolate MfBH-ARS-UI-01 breed Bighorn chromosome X, ARS-UI_OviCan_v2, whole genome shotgun sequence contains these coding sequences:
- the LOC138930630 gene encoding melanoma-associated antigen B4-like, which yields MPRKHKNKHHAHGKRHQVQGDTQEAQASAAAAPGEECPSSPSSVPQGSPPSSSAAGDRQELQGAMAPSSPDAEASCAGADQGAQGPEEDSADAARAALLARSIRKDPLMRKASTVMDFLLERYTKKEPITKNAMLNVIGRKYKEHFPEILSRASERVELVFGLELKEVDCSRNIYALVNKFTLGVEEGSSDEEELPKSGLLMALLGVIFMKGNRATEEEIWDFLNVLGIYAGRKHSIFGEPRKLITKDLVQKGYLNYRQVPNSDPPIYEFLWGPRSYAETNKMKVLEVLAKIQDTVPSSFPDLYDEALRDQAFRAGLRGIPISPAMAEASAPSRAKSYSSSQI from the coding sequence ATGCCTCGGAAGCACAAAAACAAGCATCATGCCCACGGGAAACGTCACCAGGTCCAGGGGGATACTCAGGAGGCCCAGGCCAGTGCTGCTGCAGCCCCAGGAGAGGagtgcccctcctccccctcttctgTCCCTCAGGGTTCTCCCCCGAGCTCCTCTGCTGCTGGCGATCGCCAGGAGCTTCAGGGAGCCATGGCCCCTAGCTCTCCTGATGCAGAGGCTTCCTGTGCAGGAGCTGATCAAGGTGCCCAGGGCCCCGAGGAGGATAGTGCAGATGCCGCCCGAGCAGCCCTGCTCGCTCGGAGCATTCGCAAAGATCCTCTCATGCGGAAGGCCAGCACGGTGATGGATTTCCTGCTAGAGAGGTACACCAAGAAGGAGCCCATCACAAAGAATGCCATGCTGAATGTCATCGGAAGGAAGTACAAGGAGCACTTCCCGGAGATCCTGAGCAGAGCCTCTGAGCGCGTGGAGCTGGTGTTTGGCCTGGAGCTGAAGGAAGTCGACTGCAGCAGGAACATCTATGCCCTCGTCAACAAGTTCACTCTCGGGGTTGAGGAAGGTTCAAGTGATGAGGAGGAGCTGCCCAAGTCTGGTCTCCTCATGGCGCTCCTGGGCGTCATCTTTATGAAGGGCAACCGCGCCACCGAGGAGGAGATCTGGGATTTCCTCAATGTGTTGGGGATCTATGCTGGGAGGAAGCACTCCATCTTTGGGGAGCCCAGAAAGCTCATCACCAAAGATCTGGTGCAGAAGGGGTACCTCAACTACCGCCAGGTGCCCAATAGCGATCCTCCAATCTACGAGTTCCTGTGGGGCCCAAGATCTTATGCTGAGACCAATAAGATGAAGGTGTTGGAAGTTCTGGCCAAGATCCAGGATACGGTCCCGAGTTCCTTCCCAGACCTCTATGACGAGGCTCTGAGAGATCAGGCGTTTAGAGCAGGGCTGAGAGGCATTCCCATTTCTCCAGCCATGGCTGAAGCCAGTGCCCCTTCCAGGGCCAAGTCCTACAGCTCCTCCCAAATCTAG